A part of Haloarchaeobius sp. HME9146 genomic DNA contains:
- a CDS encoding NUDIX domain-containing protein, translated as MSDGTHVVTAFLRNEGTVLLLRRSDAVGTYTGQWGGVSGFAEDAPDEQALVEISEETGLDETAIELVGTGTPVRFTDEDLDRDWVVHPYLFDCETQDVTLSDEHDEYEWVSPTEIPRRDAVPELWTAYQRVAPTVRDITADDQHGAAYLSLRALEVLRDRAGLLVQEGADDDEAWDELTDLGQRLLRARPSMAVLKNRVNRALASADQSAASLEQHAIDGIHRAVTADTDAAVRAGALISDRTVLTLSRSGTVLGALRDGSPMELFVAESRPGGEGVAVAEALVDEYPVTLVTDAGVAHTMATEDVDAVLVGADTVLPDGTVVNKTGTRAAALAAAHEEIPLYVVCSTDKVSTEETVNLETGRRSAVYDGDAPLSVSNPVFDETPPHLVDTIVTERGDLDSRDVREVAEELASLETWDGEESDDDSDAVQRPTGRDS; from the coding sequence ATGAGCGACGGAACCCACGTCGTGACTGCGTTCCTGCGAAACGAGGGCACGGTGTTGCTACTCCGACGGAGCGACGCGGTCGGGACGTACACGGGGCAGTGGGGCGGTGTCTCGGGCTTCGCCGAGGACGCCCCGGACGAGCAGGCCCTCGTCGAGATTTCGGAGGAGACCGGGCTGGACGAGACGGCAATCGAGCTGGTCGGAACCGGCACGCCCGTCCGGTTCACGGACGAAGACCTGGACCGCGACTGGGTGGTCCACCCGTACCTGTTCGACTGCGAGACCCAGGACGTGACGCTGAGCGACGAACACGACGAGTACGAGTGGGTGTCACCGACCGAGATACCCCGGCGCGACGCGGTGCCGGAGCTCTGGACGGCCTACCAGCGGGTCGCGCCGACAGTCCGGGACATCACCGCAGACGACCAGCACGGCGCGGCGTACCTGTCGCTCCGCGCACTGGAGGTGCTCCGCGACCGGGCCGGTCTGCTCGTCCAGGAGGGAGCCGACGACGACGAGGCGTGGGACGAACTCACCGATCTCGGCCAGCGGCTCCTCCGCGCTCGGCCGAGCATGGCCGTGCTCAAGAACCGGGTGAACCGGGCACTGGCGAGCGCGGACCAGTCGGCCGCGAGCCTGGAACAGCACGCCATCGACGGCATCCACCGCGCCGTGACGGCCGATACCGACGCGGCGGTCCGGGCGGGCGCACTCATCAGCGACCGGACGGTCCTGACGCTCTCGCGGTCGGGGACGGTCCTCGGCGCACTCCGTGACGGGAGCCCGATGGAGCTGTTCGTCGCCGAGTCCCGCCCCGGTGGCGAGGGCGTCGCCGTGGCCGAGGCGCTCGTCGACGAGTACCCGGTCACCCTCGTGACCGACGCAGGGGTCGCTCACACGATGGCAACCGAGGACGTGGACGCGGTGCTAGTCGGGGCCGACACGGTGCTGCCCGACGGGACGGTCGTGAACAAGACCGGGACGCGGGCCGCAGCACTCGCGGCCGCACACGAGGAGATCCCGCTCTACGTCGTCTGCTCGACGGACAAGGTGAGCACTGAGGAGACGGTCAATCTGGAGACGGGACGGCGGTCGGCGGTCTACGATGGCGACGCACCGCTCTCGGTCTCGAATCCGGTGTTCGACGAGACGCCGCCGCATCTCGTCGATACCATCGTCACCGAGCGGGGGGACCTGGACAGCCGGGACGTACGCGAGGTCGCCGAGGAGCTCGCGTCGCTGGAGACGTGGGACGGGGAGGAGAGCGACGACGACTCCGACGCGGTGCAGCGTCCGACCGGCCGGGATTCGTAG
- a CDS encoding metallophosphoesterase family protein, which translates to MVRLAIISDTHVPSREARIPDWVRETCEQADHVVHAGDFDSPEAYETVQEFSPELTAVAGNVDPPSLDLPEVAVLELGGVTFVVTHGTGPLDGYRNRVVGTVERSADGDAVGICGHTHEVMDEPVRGVRLLNPGSATGAAPAIEATMYVAEVEDGELSVELREGPR; encoded by the coding sequence ATGGTTCGACTGGCCATCATCAGCGACACACACGTCCCCTCTCGCGAAGCGCGCATCCCGGATTGGGTCCGGGAGACGTGCGAGCAAGCGGACCACGTGGTCCACGCGGGCGACTTCGACTCCCCGGAAGCGTACGAGACGGTTCAGGAGTTCTCGCCCGAACTCACCGCAGTCGCCGGGAACGTGGACCCCCCATCGCTCGACCTGCCGGAGGTCGCCGTGCTCGAACTCGGCGGCGTCACCTTCGTCGTCACCCACGGGACCGGCCCGCTCGACGGCTACCGGAACCGGGTCGTCGGGACGGTCGAACGCAGTGCTGACGGTGACGCGGTCGGAATCTGTGGCCACACGCACGAGGTCATGGACGAGCCGGTCCGCGGGGTCCGACTCCTGAACCCCGGGAGTGCGACCGGTGCAGCCCCGGCTATCGAGGCGACCATGTACGTCGCCGAGGTCGAAGACGGCGAGCTGTCGGTCGAGTTGCGGGAGGGTCCCCGGTAG
- a CDS encoding coenzyme F420-0:L-glutamate ligase — MELLPVPDIPEIREGDDIAAIVSERLDLQPDDVVVVASTIVSKAEGRSADLADFPAGPRAREIAQNLEAITGDEKDPRFAQAVLEESTELLMEEPFLLTETRFGHVGVNAGIDRSNIPGHDLLLLPENPTASAQRIHEGLEHENPVVVTDTSGRPFRHGQTAVAIGWAGMHASRDWRGEHDRDGRELGVTVQCVVDELAAAANLVAGEGAGGTPVTVARGWEFGDHEGHDLVFRDVESDFVRQALRGWEYDA, encoded by the coding sequence ATGGAACTACTGCCCGTACCCGACATCCCGGAGATTCGGGAAGGGGACGACATCGCCGCCATCGTGTCCGAGCGGCTCGACCTTCAGCCGGACGACGTGGTTGTGGTCGCCTCGACCATCGTCTCGAAGGCGGAGGGGCGGTCCGCGGACCTCGCGGACTTCCCCGCCGGGCCGCGAGCCCGCGAGATCGCACAGAACCTCGAAGCCATCACGGGCGACGAGAAGGACCCGCGGTTCGCCCAGGCGGTCCTGGAGGAGTCGACGGAACTGCTGATGGAGGAGCCGTTCTTGCTGACCGAGACGCGCTTCGGCCACGTCGGCGTCAACGCCGGCATCGACCGGTCGAACATCCCGGGACACGACCTGCTCTTGCTCCCGGAGAACCCGACCGCGAGCGCCCAGCGCATCCACGAGGGGCTCGAACACGAGAACCCGGTCGTCGTCACGGACACGAGTGGCCGGCCGTTCCGCCACGGCCAGACCGCCGTCGCCATCGGCTGGGCAGGCATGCACGCCAGCCGAGACTGGCGCGGCGAACACGACCGCGACGGTCGCGAACTCGGCGTGACGGTCCAGTGTGTCGTCGACGAACTCGCCGCGGCGGCGAACCTGGTGGCTGGCGAGGGTGCCGGTGGCACGCCCGTGACGGTCGCCCGCGGCTGGGAGTTCGGCGACCACGAGGGCCACGACCTCGTGTTCCGCGACGTCGAGTCTGACTTCGTCCGCCAGGCGCTCCGGGGGTGGGAGTACGATGCGTAG
- a CDS encoding 5,10-methylenetetrahydromethanopterin reductase has protein sequence MRRLGIELTPEHPMDELLATAQAAEDAGFDTLFASSHHFNRDPFVVCDRIARETDLDVGPGVVNPYETHPVSLASRMATLDETTDGSAVFGIGAGDKSALSNLGYEHDRPLRRVLESFKVAQRLWDGERVNHDGTFQATAAELNFDVGHIPVYVGAQGPHMIRMAAKHADGVLLNGSHPRDFEWAAERVEEGLAERPDSRGEFDFAAFASVSIAEDAQAAREAARPPVAFIAAGAAPPVLDRHGLDHDAVAAVGEALGEGEFTEAFGRVTEPMLDAFCIAGTPDQVGEKIADVLEYADSFVAGTPLGPEPTTAPRLLAAAIERSSGR, from the coding sequence ATGCGTAGGCTCGGCATCGAGCTCACGCCAGAACACCCGATGGACGAGCTGCTGGCGACCGCACAGGCCGCCGAGGACGCCGGCTTCGACACGCTGTTCGCTTCCTCGCATCACTTCAACCGCGACCCGTTCGTGGTCTGTGACCGCATCGCTCGCGAGACCGACCTCGACGTGGGGCCGGGGGTCGTCAACCCCTACGAGACGCATCCGGTCTCGCTCGCCTCGCGGATGGCGACGCTCGACGAGACTACTGACGGGAGTGCCGTCTTCGGTATCGGCGCGGGGGACAAGTCGGCCCTCTCGAACCTCGGCTACGAGCACGACCGGCCGCTCCGACGGGTGCTGGAGTCGTTCAAGGTCGCCCAGCGACTCTGGGACGGCGAGCGCGTGAACCACGACGGCACCTTCCAGGCGACCGCCGCCGAGTTGAACTTCGACGTCGGCCACATCCCGGTGTACGTCGGGGCGCAGGGACCCCACATGATCCGGATGGCCGCGAAACACGCCGACGGCGTCCTGCTCAACGGCTCGCATCCGCGGGACTTCGAGTGGGCTGCCGAGCGCGTCGAGGAAGGATTAGCGGAGCGTCCCGACTCTCGCGGCGAGTTCGACTTCGCGGCGTTCGCCAGCGTCTCTATCGCGGAGGACGCACAGGCGGCCCGCGAGGCGGCGCGGCCGCCGGTCGCGTTCATCGCGGCCGGGGCTGCCCCGCCGGTGCTCGACCGGCACGGACTGGACCACGACGCGGTGGCAGCGGTGGGCGAGGCACTCGGTGAGGGTGAGTTCACGGAGGCGTTCGGGCGCGTCACGGAGCCGATGCTGGACGCGTTCTGTATCGCGGGCACGCCGGACCAGGTTGGTGAGAAGATCGCCGACGTACTCGAGTACGCCGATAGTTTCGTTGCGGGGACGCCGCTCGGGCCGGAGCCGACTACTGCGCCCCGCCTTCTGGCGGCGGCGATCGAGCGAAGCTCTGGACGATAG